One window of the Prionailurus bengalensis isolate Pbe53 chromosome E1, Fcat_Pben_1.1_paternal_pri, whole genome shotgun sequence genome contains the following:
- the LOC122485534 gene encoding keratin-associated protein 3-3: MACCVPCCCSVPTGPATTICSSDRCCRCGVCLPSTCPHTTWLLEPTCCDNCPPPCHIPQPCVPTCFLLNSCQPTPCLETINLTTYTQPSCEPCISSCC; this comes from the coding sequence ATGGCTTGCTGTGTCCCCTGCTGCTGCAGCGTCCCCACCGGCCCCGCCACCACCATCTGCTCCTCTGACAGATGCTGCCGGTGCGGAGTCTGCCTGCCCAGCACCTGCCCACACACGACTTGGTTACTGGAGCCAACCTGCTGTGAcaactgccccccaccctgccacatTCCCCAGCCCTGTGTGCCCACCTGCTTCCTGCTCAACTCCTGCCAGCCCACCCCGTGCCTGGAGACCATCAACCTCACAACCTATACCCAGCCCAGCTGTGAGCCCTGCATCTCAAGCTGCTGCTGA